Proteins from one Calditrichota bacterium genomic window:
- a CDS encoding DUF494 family protein, whose amino-acid sequence MDARVMEIVLYIMDSINSTTDENILSQIKDISDMLVERGYTETEIKSAFDVLMESESEDETEPVAAISKKQKTPKKLTKKRNDSAEASTIQKHFIFQVNELDIVGDEEIERIINRSMLRGQHGTSISEIKAIIDHFIFDPHELQSNSFFVINQKQYGH is encoded by the coding sequence ATGGACGCACGCGTTATGGAGATTGTTCTCTATATCATGGATTCCATCAACTCAACCACAGACGAGAATATTTTGAGTCAAATAAAAGATATTTCCGACATGCTGGTTGAGCGAGGATACACGGAAACTGAGATAAAATCTGCTTTCGACGTTCTGATGGAAAGCGAATCTGAAGATGAAACCGAACCAGTCGCAGCCATTAGCAAGAAACAAAAAACACCAAAAAAACTGACAAAAAAGCGAAATGACAGCGCCGAAGCTTCAACAATTCAAAAACACTTTATCTTCCAAGTCAACGAATTGGATATCGTCGGCGATGAAGAGATCGAAAGAATCATCAACAGATCGATGTTAAGAGGGCAACACGGCACTTCCATCTCTGAAATTAAAGCCATTATTGATCATTTTATTTTCGATCCGCATGAGCTCCAATCTAATTCATTTTTTGTTATTAACCAGAAACAATACGGACATTAG